The nucleotide sequence TATCTGCAGTCACTAAAGAAACAGTGTTTCTCACGAATAAAACAATAACCAGTAAATTATCTATCACTAATTATGTACTTACGTACGTTGTAATCTTGACTATTAACGCGGCCAgctaagatatatataactaaGAGGACGTCAATGATGGTTATAATGTAAATCTCTGTGCATTGCTTTCTCCAAACAACCAATAATAgcataacaccaaaaaaaaaaagaaaaacaattgagaTGGTGGCACCCTCATCTCCCAACGGCAAAGAAGGACCACAAGTGTTCATCAATTTCCGGGGAGCAGAGCTACGTAAAACTTTCATCTCCCATCTCGAAAGTGCCTTGAAACGCATCGGTGTCAACGCGTATATAGACAGTAACGAACCAGCTGGTGAGAATCTTCATAAACTTTTTGAAAGGATCGAGGAGTCGAATGTCGCGCTAGCAATCTTATCTagtacactacaaaaaaaaacctacattAATAGCACATGAAGATAGCTCGATTTACTCAATTGCTATTGAAgataagtttgtaattttagaCGTGATATGATAGCATTTAATAAATGCTAAGCCAAAAAATCTCTAAGCGGGAATCTAAAATCCCATAGTCCGCCAACACTTAGCCAAATAATTCAGAAAAACAccttttcctctttctctaGTCTCTACATCTATTTCTCAATACTTTTTTCATGCTCTCTCCTTCAACCCTAATCCCCTTTCTCTATCTCCAAAACTCAAACCCATaggcaataaaaaaaaaaatcagatctgaTCTTCCTATTGTCTACGTCGATGACCAGCCCAGAATCAAACCCagatcttcttcaacctcttctcatcgtcttctatttcttttctcCTCCTTCTCGGCTCATAACCTTCGACCACATCACCATTAAACActataattatttttccttCACCTGTACTCAGAAATTTCTCCGATTTGGTATTATTTGAACTCAAATCTCCTTCATCCTGAGTTGAGTCTGAGTTTACTCGCCGTCCGAGCTATTGCAAAGAGGACTCAGGTTACTTATATGCAATTTCGAACCAGAATCGATTTCaattacaaattaatattgtgtttgttattttaaatcttcAGATCTGATTTTGTATCCCACGATATAGCGATTATGAagccagagagagagacgaagagagGAGTCTGGGTTCGATAAAATTGGCGGAGGGAGAAAGAAAGAGTCTTGGTTCTTACTCTTATCTTAGTTAACATCTTATTGTTATCTTAGTTAACATATATAAGTGTTATCCATTGGATTGAATTCTGCAATATTTAGGTTTGCAAAGATAAATTTCTTAGGAAGTTTGAATTTGTTCTCACGGATTAGGATTTAGGAcaagtttttggtttctaaacAACATTGTGTATTGTTCTTTcttgttgtggtgtgtaaggAGCAAAGGATAGTGAAAGCAGAAGAGTGGGATTCGTTAATGGAGATCCTTCTTAAGCCATTGTCTGCTGCTTTCAGAGTTATTTCCAATTGCTTATGTATGCTTTGTTTATCTACATCCTTGAACCGTTTAACAGTTTCATTCATGGTTtaagtttttgactttttaatttgGTTGGATCTCTGTTTATTATGTGATTCTTTAGTGGTTAATTTGCGATGATCTTCGACTCAAGTTGGAGAATGATTTCATGAAATCTCTTCAGGATGAGGTAAATAATACATTGActcttgcttttgtttttgtatcatTTTGTACAATTCTCAAATGTTGAATTCTTTGCCTTCTACCTAGGCTATAGAGAGTGGTGAACTGGAGGCTATCAAGCCTTTGCCTTGGTACCCTAATAATCTTGCTTGTCATTCTAACTTTTTATGTATTATTTCAGCTGCTTGAAATAATTCATGAATCATCAGAATCAGGATCTCTACCTAATGGAATGGTTTGTTAAACTCTATCATCTTCCATTCATTTTGGTTGatagataatttgtttgtttctaattGCTTTGGTTGATTCAGGTGGTGGTGAATGAACTGCAACAACAACGATACTTTGTCCAAAGAAGCATCTGAGGTTAATCATCATCTGAGTTACATGTATATGTTCTAGAACTTAGAAGTTTGTCTCTATTTTTTGGTGatgttagtttattttaattaagatttttatgtAAGACTTTATGTTATGTAAGACTTCATTTTGttaatgtaataataattttatgtatgttggtgattttatgaaataaaaatattatatatatatatatatatatatatatatatctaattaaataaattctgCAAAATAggattcaaatatacaaattataaaatttatataccaaaaaaataacactaatttTGTGTTACCATAAAATGTATTATAGCAGTAATCGAATgctataatatgaaaatgctATCGTACGTAGGTATTTATTATAGCATGTCAAAAACGCTATTGTATGTGGGGGATCTACCATGGCTGCCGATGTCACAGCATTTACGATAACGCTATGTAATATCTATGATAGCAGTTTTCTCACGCTAACAATGTCaatatttgttgtagtggtAGGTACACGGAGTCAAATTGGTGCTTGAAAGAGCTTGTGAAGATAATGGAATGCGTGGAGCAAGATAACCTATGGGTTATTCCCATTTTTTACAAGCTGGATCCAGGCACGGTGAAAGGACTTGATGGAGACTTCGGTATTCAGCTGTGGAATCTGTGGAGGAAGGAGGGTCGTAACCGAGATGACCGGATTCTTAAGTGGGATGCAGCTTTGCAGGGAGTTACAAGCAAATTTGGCTTGGTGTCGGAAACTAGCCGGTAATTAACCAACTTAAATTATTACTTTCGACTAAATTCATAtaatcatatctatatatattagggtttgatattttttattaaggtATATGGTAACTTTTACAGGTTTACTGGCATTAATTGAGTGATCAGTAGAGGAAACTTGTGAATTTGTCATCCAGTGTCCAACATTCTCTTGTTaacgttttttttgttagaactAACGTCTGGCAATgattaaaattag is from Camelina sativa cultivar DH55 chromosome 20, Cs, whole genome shotgun sequence and encodes:
- the LOC104771752 gene encoding protein PHLOEM PROTEIN 2-LIKE A8-like, with the protein product MVAPSSPNGKEGPQVFINFRGAELRKTFISHLESALKRIGVNAYIDSNEPAGENLHKLFERIEESNVALAILSSRYTESNWCLKELVKIMECVEQDNLWVIPIFYKLDPGTVKGLDGDFGIQLWNLWRKEGRNRDDRILKWDAALQGVTSKFGLVSETSRNDAAFVDDIITHVQNVLSKDFLLRGETTKPRRRGAKYWKIFPILFLVTYLYISRVSTSGILPIQLD